The Ipomoea triloba cultivar NCNSP0323 chromosome 4, ASM357664v1 DNA segment GTTGGATCTCTGACTGGCCGACGCCAGACTGGGCTTTTAATCGTGTTTGTATTTTATGATTTGGATAATACAAATTGAAGCTTTTATTGTTTTACTCTAGTAGTTgaggatttttttaattttccagagatgaactaaatttgttATTGTTGAGTGTCTTCTGTGTGTGTGGCCGCTGAATCTGTTTATCTGAAATGTTGTATTTCATGTgtgttatttaaattattttgtctAACCTGTAATGTTGTATTTCATGTGTGTCAGCCATTGAAatgtgtttcttttttctttttgccatTGCAGGTTTTGCTAACTAGAATAGAATGGGTAAGGAGAAGGTTCACATTAACATTGTGGTCATTGGCCATGTTGACTCTGGTAAGTCGACCACTACTGGCCACTTGATCTACAAGCTTGGAGGAATTGACAAGCGAGTTATTGAGAGGTTTGAGAAAGAAGCTGCTGAGATGAACAAGAGGTCTTTCAAGTATGCCTGGGTGCTTGACAAGCTCAAAGCTGAGCGTGAGCGTGGTATCACCATTGATATTGCCTTGTGGAAATTTGAGACCACCAAGTACTACTGCACTGTCATTGATGCCCCTGGACATCGTGACTTTATCAAAAACATGATTACGGGTACCTCACAGGCAGACTGTGCTGTCCTCATTATTGACTCCACAACTGGTGGTTTTGAGGCTGGTATTTCCAAGGATGGACAGACCCGTGAGCATGCTTTGCTTGCTTTCACCCTTGGTGTGAGGCAAATGATTTGCTGCTGTAACAAGGTTAGCTTTAGTTTATATATGAAATGTAtctatcctttttttttatcaaatgaTGATATCTAACCTTGTCTGCTTTGATTTCTGCAGATGGATGCCACCACCCCTAAATATTCTAAGGCTAGGTATGATGAAATTGTGAAGGAAGTCTCATCCTACATGAAGAAGGTTGGATACAACCCTGAAAAGATTCCATTTGTTCCCATCTCTGGTTTTGAGGGTGACAACATGATTGAGAGGTCAACCAACCTTGACTGGTACAAGGGACCAACTCTCCTTGAGGCTCTTGACATGATACATGAGCCCAAGAGGCCATCTGACAAGCCCCTCCGACTTCCACTTCAGGATGTGTACAAGATCGGTGGTATTGGAACTGTCCCTGTGGGTCGTGTGGAGACTGGTATCCTGAAGCCGGGTATGGTTGTTACATTTGGACCTTCTGGTCTTACCACTGAAGTTAAGTCTGTTGAAATGCACCACGAAGCCCTTCAGGAGGCACTTCCCGGTGACAATGTTGGGTTCAATGTGAAGAACGTTGCTGTGAAGGATCTGAAGCGTGGTTATGTTGCCTCTAACTCCAAGGATGACCCTGCCAAAGGAGCTGCTAGCTTCACCTCTCAGGTCATCATCATGAACCACCCTGGACAGATCGGTAATGGATATGCTCCCGTGCTGGACTGCCACACCTCCCACATTGCAGTGAAGTTTGCTGAACTTTTGACCAAGATTGATAGACGGTCTGGTAAGGAGCTGGAGAAGGAACCCAAGTTCCTGAAGAATGGTGATGCTGGTATGGTGAAGATGATTCCCACCAAGCCCATGGTTGTTGAAACCTTCTCTGAGTACCCACCACTTGGTCGTTTTGCTGTGAGGGACATGAGACAAACGGTTGCAGTTGGTGTTATCAAGAATGTTGACAAGAAGGATCCAACTGGTGCCAAGGTCACCAAGGCTGCCCAGAAGAAGAAGTGAGCAATGTTGCTAATGAGATCATCCATTGAAGGAATTACTTATATTTgcgtttgttttttaaattttatcagACATTTTTACTAGTTTTGGATTGGCTCCAGAGTTGGTTTGAATCTCTCCCCACAATGTGCTGTTATGGAAGTATGTCTGGATGTCATTTGTAGTTTTTTTAGATGAGCTACAGTCTGTGTCAATTTTGTGCGAGTTTAAACTGCCATAGGCATTGTGCTTTTCACATCTTTGAAGAATTCAAGTTTTAATTATCTTTACGCTAGTTATTTTTTTGCCCCAGCACAGGTTTCCCCGCTTTTTATTGTGCTCTTCTctgatttaattttatcatttgagCATGTATTAAGGAATTCTTAAAAAGTTAATAGTAAAACAAATGAAGTTGTTTTTCTCTTATGGGAATTTGGTtgtgaaatttatttatcaatttgTGGTCAAGTTGCAATTGGCTAAACCATTATTTTTGTGAATTGCTTAAGGGTGTGAAATAAGACAATTTGATGTTTGAGTAGCATCCATCTAGGTTGCGATTCTTTTGTTCATTCTCCGGACTTTATCTTAGACTTTTACACTCTTAATATGTAAGATCAATGCATCAAGAAAGATTGAACTACCTTGTCCAGATTCCAAACCTTTActtttttcattaataaatccaattttCATGTTTTTAATTCCTTTTTGGACTAActagattgttttttttttttttgagtagtcaacagttgactccacGGAATTTCGAATCCACTCTCCTATCATCCATATAGGAGTGTTAACCGTCCTATCATCCATGTAGGAGTGTTAACTGGGATATTGAATatcagaccacaaggtctttggcaactaGTCAACTGTTGTATTAACTAAGTATTTGATCATCTGCTTAGCTTTGGGCCATAAACCCCAACAATAATTCATTCCCCTTGTTCGCTAACTCAATTTATACAATATCAGTCAATAAGGATTAATCATTCTAGTAGATATATGGAGACAAGGAATACAAACAACTTCCTAGATCCCCAGACGGCCCAAGGCTTTAAGTTGTAGGTTTATAAAACTAATCCCTTGATGGTAACAAAGGCTAATAGGCAATCAACGGCTTGTGATAAGATTTGCAAAGAGTAGTTAAAGTGGAGTGTGCAGCAAGAAGAATTCCAAAGGGACTTTAGACTATTAAGGATGGGGCTGGATTGGTTAGATCAATTCCAATTCTCAGATGTACAATTGCACACAAGACCCTTGGGAATAGCCTTCATGATGAATGAGAAAGAAGTGGTTTCACCTGGAATCTCTATGAAGGAGAATATTAAGTATGAACAAAAGAAGATGTTGAACCAATTTGATGAACTGTTTGCAGAGCCTAAGAGTTTACCACCATCAAGAAGACATGACTGCACCATTCCATTGGTGATCAAtgccccccacccccccccccagcAAACCTGAAAGCCTATAGGTATACTTATCATGCTTAGGAAAATATTATAGAGTAATTGGTGATTGAGATATTGGAAGCTAGCTAGGATTATCTCAACCAACACTTCACCATTTGCATTTCTAGTGTTGCTAGTTCCCATGAAGTGAATGTTATGCATAGACTATAGggctttaatatatatatatataaagagagagagagaggattggGTATCACCACataagaatgaagaaatgagaggaatttaaggCACACCAAGGGCTTTATGAGTTCAATGTGATCCCATTTGGATTAACTAATGAAATGCCCCTGCAAACTTCCAATTAAGCTCTAATGAATGATGTCTTTAAGCCTATTTGAGGAAGCTcattctagtttttttttttttttttttagaatacttCATGAACTCTCAAAAActtactcccaacttttactcttacttgtgttcaaatttgattggagggaGAAAAAATGAATGGATAAACATCATGACTCCCTATTAAATTGAGCAATCAAAACAAGTCAAATCATAGGgagtaggaattgaaatacATGTAGAATTACTCTTTTCAATATCATATTAGTATACAATAACCATTCTAAGGAGTGTAGCATATTGAGCATGTGGCATGGCACTTCCACTACAAATTTCAACAATGAATTTGTGGTGGAAGCTTATGCCTCTCACAAGAGAGAAAATATGTGGCAACTCTACTTAAATTTATCAGTtattgacttgataattatCAATCAGAGATAGGACTATGGGCAATGTTGATGCAAGGATAAGGTGTTCCTTAGAATTGAATGAAGCAGTTTGCTGTGAGGAAGGGCTCTATAGGTTGGGAATTGAACTTATCTAAAGTTTGCATCCTTGTAGGCAAGTATATATAAATGGCGGTTaacttttttcataaaatatatattttataactttatatattgcgtagtttatataataaataaattttatgttatataattatcagggccggttttttttatttgcgggACCCTGTACTAGTAATTAAGTGTGGccctatcaaaatataaataaactgcaaattgaagaaaattgcaaagagaaaaatgcaaaaaacttaattttggaccaatataatcacaaatacatatattaactaTTAGGTCAGGGTTGGACTAGGGGCcaccaaaattttggggccctgtgcggttgcacgtcttgcacgccctaaaatccggccttgataattatattaatatttatataaaataattaattatacaattcaagttGGTAACATAATATGATTGATTTAaatatatcttatttattatttatattttatgttatatatatcaGGTTGATTCATTAAATGTCTACCAAAAAAACAGTTATATGATCATGACCTTAatgaattatataaatatagaatcatgaaaaataaaagatgtaattataaaaatatataatgtttgaaactaatttatataaatataaaatcataCGACATGTGCAGCAAGTATTATTAGTATAGTTGGTTATGATAAGTATAAATTGTATTGACAGATTAAGATCAGAGTTTAATTCTTCTTATTaacccttcaaaaaaaaattcttcttattaacaaaatctGTAAACACTAAATCaattaaatcacaaaatatatttggATACTTTGGGAGTAGGCTGAGTGTGGGCTACACGGGCCAGACCCAATTTAGGTTGGGTTAGAAATTTGTCAATCTAACCAAGCTAGTTGGAACGTTTTGACAATTTTAATTCCAGACTTGTTATTTCATAAACTATATTTTCCATTGTGAGAATAGAGGAAACATGAGACTTTTTGTGCTTCTTTTCGTTATGACAATATAGAAAATATGggactttttgttttttattgttCTTAAAGGACTTAGGTTTGCTACATCACAAGAGTGACACAATTCttatcttaaattttatttagataattatGTGAGTGAATTTTAAACTAGAATTCTTGTGTCCATCCTTCTATctcttggttaattattttctccaaagtctatacattatttgttgcatCTAAAATATTATGCTTTCTAATTTGAGCCCTAATTTCATGTATTATTGCATCTTAATCTTGtgttttattagttatgttaCCTTAGTTTGCTTTATtctctatttgaccattatttaCTCTCAAATTGTTATGGATTTCTTGATTTCTAACTTGTATTCTAATATTGTCTAGTGCACTTTATTGTTGCATGATATATAACATAGCTCTAAAATCCCTATGAAACGACACATTTCACTCTTACTCATCACTATACATGTGTCATGTACCATTGACCATCATGCACACATTTTAAGCctaatttaatcaatttttatattcatCACGGCACACAATCACCCACTtgcacaattttttattttttttggtatgaTGTCCAAATTAACATTTTCATTGTTTGTAAATAATAAAGATCATTACATGAGAcaataaaatgatatatatttttagcaCAAGCTCCGTGATTTTAGTAGTGTTAGTGATGTTTGTATTCGGAATTAGAATGTGTAAGCTTTAATTTACATTTCCGTActtaatttgttatgttttgAACATGTATATGTTATAACTTAAAAAGGTTAACGACTTCCGTATAAAAAAGACCAACaacataattttgttaaaaatttaatatttatacacTCACATGTCATATAATTAGGGATCAGAATAGTAACTTCACAATATTTCACTAACCaaaactatttttctttttaattttgttaaaaaataattgtataagaaaaaggaaaaatgggtTCTTGTTGAAAACGtgggaaaaatagaaaattactaTAGGGCAAAGAGtttaaattgatcaattagtGAAATTATAAGggttaaattgaaattatacccaAAAGGAAAGGattaaaaggaaaggaaaacttGAAAGAGGAGACGCGCATGATAATTAGGGATAATTATAAGAACGTGATAGCAATTTTAGAGGAATCAATACATACGAACTGGGAAAGCGGGATACTGTCCAAGCGGCTGACCAAAAAGGCATCGCATCTGTGGATCGTCGATCATTCAATCCAACGGTCCATGAAAAACCCTAATCTCATCTCACCACCTGAACTTGATTTATAAGCCCCGCATTGCCTCTCTTCAGTCTCTCGCTCTTACGGACTCTATATCCTGTCTTTTGCTCTCCAGGCTAGAgtcccccctctctctctctttgcaTCTCGATATCGGTATGTGTTTCTGTTATTTGATTTTCAGACTTAGCCGTGCTGTTTATAGGGTTTAATTTCATATCGATATGTTTTTATGACTAGATTCATGCTGAATTACTTGAATTAATGTTAATGATGTTGATTTTCTCGCTGTTTGTTTGAGGTGAAATTCGTGTAATTGCATATCGATATGTTTTTATTAACTAGATTTATGCTTAATTACTTGAATTAATGTTAATGATGTTGCTTTTCTCGCTGTTTGTTTGAGGTGAATTTCGTGTAATTGCATATCGATATATTTTGATAACTAGATTTATGCTTAGTTACTTGAATTAATGTTAATGATGTTGCTTTTCtcgctgtttttttttttaggtgaaaTTCGTAGTTACTGGACTAGATTATACTTTAGCTAATTTGCATGTTACTTCGGTTACTGATCGATAGATCTGCTTAGATTTGGGTTATTCATGAATTTCATCTATAGATATCTTCTCTTTGAGGTGATAATCGTAAAAGATTGTATGGATTCATGTGCTTACCATTTGAGATCTATATATAACGGTGTTAATGCATTTGGGGCCGGCTTTTAATCATGTTTGAATTGTATGTTTTTGATATTGATTACTGAATCTAATTTTATCATTAAATTTGAAGCTTTTATTGCTTGATTCCTTAGTTTTTTGAATAATCATTAATTCTCCAGTGATGAATTGAATTTGTTCACTGCCTATAACCTTTCTTTGTGTGTAGCCAAATCTGGTTAGTTGATCCTTGTTCAGTTATCAATTAAATTTTCTTCATAAATTATTAACTGCTGCAACCTATTCATATCAGTCatttaagtttttgtttttcctaTAATGTTGTATTTCATGTGCATCAGCCATTaacatgtttttaaaaaatgttttttttttaccatggCAGGTTTTACTAAATAGAAATGTTGTATTTCATGTAACCTGTAATGTTGTATTTCATGTGTGTCAGCCATTGAAatgtgtttcttttttctttttgccatTGCAGGTTTTGCTAACTAGAATAGAATGGGTAAGGAGAAGGTTCACATTAACATTGTGGTCATTGGCCATGTCGACTCTGGTAAGTCGACCACTACTGGTCACTTGATCTACAAGCTTGGAGGAATTGACAAGCGTGTTATTGAGAGGTTTGAGAAAGAAGCTGCTGAGATGAACAAGAGGTCTTTCAAGTATGCCTGGGTGCTTGACAAGCTCAAAGCTGAGCGTGAGCGTGGTATCACCATTGATATTGCCTTGTGGAAATTCGAGACCACCAAGTACTACTGCACTGTCATTGATGCCCCTGGACATCGTGACTTTATCAAAAACATGATTACGGGTACCTCACAGGCAGACTGTGCTGTCCTCATTATTGACTCCACAACTGGTGGTTTTGAGGCTGGTATTTCCAAGGACGGACAGACCCGTGAGCATGCTTTGCTTGCTTTCACCCTTGGTGTGAGGCAAATGATTTGCTGCTGTAACAAGGTTAGATTTAGTTTAGCTTAAGTTAGTAACATATGAAATGTATCTATCCTTTTCTATCAAATCATGACCTTGTGTACTTTGATTTCTGAAGATGGATGCCACCACCCCCAAATACTCCAAGGCTAGGTATGATGAAATTGTGAAGGAAGTCTCATCCTACATGAAGAAGGTTGGATACAACCCTGAAAAGATTCCATTTGTTCCCATCTCTGGTTTTGAGGGTGACAACATGATTGAGAGGTCAACCAACCTTGACTGGTACAAGGGACCAACCCTGCTTGAGGCTCTTGACATGATCCATGAGCCCAAGAGGCCATCTGACAAGCCCCTCCGACTTCCACTTCAGGATGTGTACAAGATTGGTGGTATTGGTACTGTACCTGTGGGTCGTGTGGAGACTGGTATCCTTAAGCCGGGTATGGTTGTTACTTTTGGACCTTCTGGTCTTACCACTGAAGTTAAGTCTGTTGAAATGCACCACGAAGCCCTTCAGGAGGCACTTCCCGGTGACAATGTTGGGTTCAATGTGAAGAACGTTGCTGTGAAGGATCTGAAGCGTGGTTATGTTGCCTCTAACTCCAAGGATGACCCTGCCAAAGGAGCTGCTAGCTTCACCTCTCAGGTCATCATCATGAACCACCCTGGACAGATCGGTAATGGATATGCTCCCGTGCTGGACTGCCACACCTCCCACATTGCAGTGAAGTTTGCTGAACTTTTGACCAAGATTGATAGACGGTCTGGTAAGGAGCTGGAGAAGGAACCCAAGTTCCTGAAGAATGGTGATGCTGGTATGGTGAAGATGATTCCCACAAAGCCCATGGTTGTTGAAACCTTCTCTGAGTACCCACCACTTGGTCGTTTTGCTGTGAGGGACATGAGACAAACGGTTGCAGTTGGTGTTATCAAGAATGTTGACAAGAAGGATCCAACTGGTGCCAAGGTCACCAAGGCTGCCCAGAAGAAGAAGTGAGCATTGTTTGCTTGATGGGGATTTATTTgcttttgttatttaaaattttgtcagaCTTTTCTAATAGTTTTGTATTAGGCTCCAGATGATCCTCCCATTATGCCTTTCTTGCCCATTTTGTGGGTTAGTGATGGATTTGAGTGAGTTGGTGTGAATCTCTCCCTACAATGGGCTGTCCATTTGTAGCTTATTTTTAGACGTGCAatagtttttcaattttctatgagtttaaagtttaaactgtCAACTGATTGTGCTTGCTTTTCAAATCTCTATATATTTCTAGCTTTAATTTATGACTTTGCCTAGCAACTTACCTCGTTTTTTGTGTGATCTTCActgatataattttctttacaattagaataattttttttttttaaattaaccacaACTAATTGTGAATGGCAGTTTAAACAGCACCACTGAATAAATTAAGGTCCAAAAGTATTCATGCCAGATTTTCACATTTCACATTGGTACAGATGGGAATATGTGATCAGAATGCAAAAATACCGCAGAGAACTAACTGAATTTGATTTAATAAAACGTGATTTCTAATCTATTTTAACAAGAAAATCTGTAACCAGAataaaaaagcaaaacaaaactaAAAGCATTATCCAATCAATCTAAAGTGCCACGCTTGGCCTGGAAAATTCTCATCCCCTGTTCTTGTAtccataaattataattcttctTTATCCTCGCCACTTTCTGCTTTCCTTTCTGCCTTTTCTGCTTCTTCTAATGCAAACAGTTTAAGTGACTCCACATCCCTTTTACCTATTACAACACAACGTGAAGATGTAGGGCATATATGTAATGTCAGATTTTCTTCGACTCAAAAATCCATCAGCACCAGCAAACATGGTAGTCAATGTCCAAAATATCGTCAAATATGCCAAATACAACAATTCTCAATCATTGGTTTAATCAGAACGACACACTTCTACAATTACCACAATAATGTTTTCGTTTATCTTAAGCCTCGACAACTATTCCCTACCCTACAGTTTTTGGTCTTTCAACCTACATGATcagtaattaattagttatgTAATCACTTATCCATACtactgaatttttattttttattgtttctgTTTCTATACCTACTCTATAATAGTCCTTGTGTCAATCTAACCTCTAATCTTTAGTACATAGGGTGCCCATTTTTATAAGTTTTAATTTATCGATTAGCTTCTCAACTAAATGACAGGTTTTCTTATTTATGCttatgaataaaaatagtaTGCTATAAATAAAGTACACTAAagataaatacggagtaattaataatttatacagTATATGAACACCCTAACAATACTTACAGTATAATTTATGAGcataaagttttaatttatatatctgTGTCCAAATAAAAATTGCAGGTATCCATCAACTCATCAAGTACGTGCAAAATTACCCTCACTAACAGTAAATAATGTTGACCAATATTGATGGAATGGTAAAAAAGTTGATAACCAGCATTGATAAACCAGTAGTATTCAGCTACTGACCAATGGCCTCATAACATTTGCAAAACTTGAATTTATCTTTGATGTTGTAAATGCAACTTTTAGGGGCAAATGTCTCCGCTTTTTTAAAGGATAAAACACAGGTACATTTCtatagtttttttaattttaactttttctGGCCAAAATTTTCAAAGAGACAAGGGAGGGGAGGAAAGTTAGGAGCCACATGCATCTTACATATATGTTTTCTATTAGATTTTGATGCAGTCACTAACAGATGGTTAAAGGGTACATATGGATGAAAGAAGGCAATGTTGAATGGTGGAGGAATGATGAGTGGGTAATTTCTAAAACTAGGGATTAGGCTGTAATGACGGGTAAAGAATAGGGACCACAGTGAAAATACTCCACAGAAAGCATGAAAGTTACCAGTTTCAGCAACATGGCAATGCTTACACTTTACAGTGTTTAATGGTTATAATGGATGCAGAACTCtagcaaaacataattaattatctTCTTGTTAAATCCACAATCTCTCTTTGGGCTGGGGAGGTGGtatcaaccccccccccccccaacccaAATATGGATTGCCTTTGGTGCCATAAGTTTGGGCTTGGAGTTCAGGGTTTTCAGGGTCTACCCAAAAAATGCACACCATAACTGACAGAAACAAAAGTAAAAGGTTTTAAACCTCTTGCTGATTACATGTATTTAAGCAGGAGGGAAAAGGCTAGCTATAAGAACTAGCATGTCATTTCTCTCCAATAATTTGCAAAGAACTTGTCCCCTTACTCTATAACACtac contains these protein-coding regions:
- the LOC116016188 gene encoding eukaryotic peptide chain release factor GTP-binding subunit-like, with product MGKEKVHINIVVIGHVDSGKSTTTGHLIYKLGGIDKRVIERFEKEAAEMNKRSFKYAWVLDKLKAERERGITIDIALWKFETTKYYCTVIDAPGHRDFIKNMITGTSQADCAVLIIDSTTGGFEAGISKDGQTREHALLAFTLGVRQMICCCNKMDATTPKYSKARYDEIVKEVSSYMKKVGYNPEKIPFVPISGFEGDNMIERSTNLDWYKGPTLLEALDMIHEPKRPSDKPLRLPLQDVYKIGGIGTVPVGRVETGILKPGMVVTFGPSGLTTEVKSVEMHHEALQEALPGDNVGFNVKNVAVKDLKRGYVASNSKDDPAKGAASFTSQVIIMNHPGQIGNGYAPVLDCHTSHIAVKFAELLTKIDRRSGKELEKEPKFLKNGDAGMVKMIPTKPMVVETFSEYPPLGRFAVRDMRQTVAVGVIKNVDKKDPTGAKVTKAAQKKKVGLNLSPQCAVMENRMGKEKVHINIVVIGHVDSGKSTTTGHLIYKLGGIDKRVIERFEKEAAEMNKRSFKYAWVLDKLKAERERGITIDIALWKFETTKYYCTVIDAPGHRDFIKNMITGTSQADCAVLIIDSTTGGFEAGISKDGQTREHALLAFTLGVRQMICCCNKMDATTPKYSKARYDEIVKEVSSYMKKVGYNPEKIPFVPISGFEGDNMIERSTNLDWYKGPTLLEALDMIHEPKRPSDKPLRLPLQDVYKIGGIGTVPVGRVETGILKPGMVVTFGPSGLTTEVKSVEMHHEALQEALPGDNVGFNVKNVAVKDLKRGYVASNSKDDPAKGAASFTSQVIIMNHPGQIGNGYAPVLDCHTSHIAVKFAELLTKIDRRSGKELEKEPKFLKNGDAGMVKMIPTKPMVVETFSEYPPLGRFAVRDMRQTVAVGVIKNVDKKDPTGAKVTKAAQKKK